One Desulfobulbus propionicus DSM 2032 DNA segment encodes these proteins:
- a CDS encoding nickel-dependent hydrogenase large subunit: protein MAETVCMPMNRVEGDLEVKVAIEDGMVTDAWMIGTMYRGIETMLIGRSSLDGLVITPRICGICSTSHLLAAAMALEDITRTAVSRNGLLVRRIALGAETLQNDFRHLFLMFAADFTATGYGRHPLYQEMIQRYRPYQGSTVVATILATKKLPEIIAILGGQWPHSSFIVPGGVTSQPSAADLRQCRLLLAEFRRWYEQEVLGCSLERFAAVHNRVQLEDWLEERPEHRASELGFFLRSAFPLALEHLGGWHGSFITGPPLPVDNPPSESMAGHVLHGDALNVLDQRHIAEEVRYAHYQDSDSGGHPSESETHPKESAASGTYSWCKAPRYNGSPAETGALAEALTRRDPLLTDLVAGHGTSALARELARIVRAGRLLMTMERDLRAIDPAEPFYQPTGVPANGSGLGLIQAPRGLLGHWVQLNGGYIDHYQIVPPTTWNASPRDDRGVRGPIEEALVGTPVHNPEDPVEVGHVVRSFDLCMVCSVHAVGRQGHSLGRIRIGA, encoded by the coding sequence ACGGGATGGTGACCGATGCCTGGATGATCGGGACCATGTACCGGGGGATCGAAACCATGCTGATCGGCCGCAGTTCCCTGGACGGCCTGGTGATCACCCCTCGGATTTGCGGCATCTGCAGCACCAGTCATTTATTGGCCGCGGCCATGGCCCTGGAAGACATCACCAGAACAGCGGTCAGCCGCAACGGCCTGCTTGTGCGCCGCATTGCCTTGGGCGCGGAAACACTGCAAAACGATTTTCGCCATCTTTTCTTGATGTTTGCCGCTGATTTCACCGCAACAGGGTACGGTCGGCACCCGCTCTACCAGGAAATGATCCAGCGGTACCGCCCCTATCAGGGCAGCACGGTGGTCGCGACCATTCTGGCCACCAAAAAATTGCCGGAAATCATCGCCATCCTTGGCGGGCAATGGCCTCACTCCTCGTTCATCGTTCCCGGCGGCGTTACCTCCCAGCCCAGCGCAGCCGATCTGCGCCAGTGCAGGTTGCTGCTCGCGGAATTTCGCCGCTGGTACGAACAGGAGGTGCTCGGTTGCTCCCTGGAGCGGTTCGCGGCCGTGCATAATCGCGTCCAACTGGAGGACTGGCTTGAGGAACGGCCAGAACATCGAGCAAGCGAGCTCGGCTTTTTTCTGCGCAGCGCCTTTCCCCTTGCCCTGGAGCACCTCGGTGGTTGGCATGGCTCGTTCATCACCGGACCGCCATTGCCCGTGGACAACCCGCCTTCGGAATCGATGGCAGGTCATGTCCTTCACGGCGATGCCCTGAATGTCCTGGATCAGCGACACATCGCCGAGGAGGTGCGGTACGCCCATTATCAAGACAGCGATTCAGGCGGTCATCCCTCCGAGTCCGAAACCCATCCCAAGGAGTCAGCCGCAAGCGGAACCTATTCCTGGTGCAAGGCGCCACGGTACAACGGCTCTCCGGCGGAAACCGGAGCCTTGGCCGAAGCCCTGACCCGCCGTGATCCCTTGCTGACGGATCTGGTCGCCGGCCACGGAACGTCTGCCTTGGCCCGGGAATTGGCACGCATAGTTCGCGCCGGTCGCCTGCTGATGACCATGGAACGCGACCTGCGGGCAATCGATCCCGCCGAACCCTTTTATCAACCGACCGGCGTTCCTGCCAACGGTTCCGGTCTGGGGTTGATCCAGGCGCCCCGCGGCCTGCTCGGCCACTGGGTGCAGCTCAACGGCGGCTATATCGACCATTACCAGATCGTTCCGCCGACCACCTGGAACGCCTCGCCCCGCGATGACCGTGGTGTTCGTGGTCCCATCGAAGAGGCCCTGGTGGGTACACCGGTGCATAATCCTGAAGATCCCGTGGAGGTAGGCCATGTGGTCCGCAGTTTTGATCTGTGCATGGTCTGCTCGGTCCATGCGGTGGGCCGGCAAGGACATTCCCTGGGCCGGATCCGGATCGGCGCATGA
- a CDS encoding hydrogenase maturation protease — protein sequence MNRRRIICVGNSLVTADAVGHLVHDELRSRNLGDSFEVLDGGLAGLDLLPFFDGCEVMVLVDRVVGFADPGSVVRLDAARLDEVWTEAYSHSGGLLYLLKTLPHLGLDPLPKVWLIGIEGEGEAETIKRAADMAVEAANALV from the coding sequence ATGAACCGGCGGCGGATCATCTGCGTGGGCAACAGCTTGGTGACGGCCGATGCCGTCGGCCATCTGGTCCACGACGAGCTGCGCTCCAGAAACCTTGGCGATTCGTTCGAGGTGCTCGATGGCGGGCTGGCTGGCCTCGATCTGCTGCCGTTTTTCGATGGATGCGAGGTCATGGTGCTGGTTGATCGGGTTGTTGGCTTCGCCGATCCAGGTTCGGTGGTGCGGCTCGATGCGGCGCGGCTCGATGAAGTGTGGACCGAAGCGTATTCCCATTCCGGGGGATTGCTCTATCTGCTCAAGACCCTGCCGCACCTCGGCCTTGATCCCCTGCCCAAGGTATGGCTGATCGGGATCGAAGGGGAAGGGGAGGCGGAAACGATCAAACGGGCTGCGGATATGGCCGTGGAAGCTGCCAATGCACTCGTTTGA
- a CDS encoding GGDEF domain-containing protein — protein sequence MHSFDLYHLDKQQLARLSKEELFAAYQLLYREVLASREAAAITARLVVAQIAKVEEANQSLELANEELRKLTNLDGLTGIANRRYHEDKLHREWRRCQRTNSSLAAIMIDIDQFKKFNDHYGHVAGDQCLREVATALQKGMRRVSDSLARYGGEEFICLLPDCSAEAAYKVAELFHQRIDQLKIPHATSQVAPILTVSQGVAAMVPSRDSKASELIRQADQALYHAKMLGRNRVVIYDATGPHLEGQYGNDSN from the coding sequence ATGCACTCGTTTGATCTCTATCATTTGGACAAACAGCAACTGGCGCGACTGAGCAAGGAGGAGCTGTTTGCCGCCTATCAGCTTCTCTACCGGGAAGTGCTCGCTTCCCGCGAGGCCGCCGCCATCACCGCCAGACTGGTGGTCGCCCAGATCGCCAAGGTCGAGGAAGCGAACCAAAGTCTTGAACTGGCCAACGAGGAGTTGCGCAAACTGACCAACCTCGATGGCCTGACCGGCATTGCCAACCGTCGTTACCATGAGGACAAGCTGCATCGCGAGTGGCGGCGTTGCCAGCGCACCAACAGTTCCTTGGCTGCGATCATGATCGACATCGATCAGTTCAAGAAATTCAACGACCATTACGGTCATGTGGCTGGAGATCAATGCCTGCGCGAAGTGGCCACGGCGTTGCAGAAGGGGATGCGGCGCGTCTCCGACTCCCTGGCTCGCTACGGGGGCGAGGAATTCATTTGCCTTTTGCCCGATTGCAGCGCCGAAGCGGCCTACAAGGTGGCCGAACTCTTCCACCAACGGATCGACCAGCTGAAAATTCCCCATGCGACCTCGCAGGTTGCACCGATTCTTACGGTCAGTCAAGGCGTGGCCGCGATGGTTCCCTCGCGTGACAGCAAGGCCAGCGAGCTGATCCGTCAGGCGGACCAAGCCCTCTATCACGCCAAAATGCTGGGCCGCAACCGGGTTGTTATCTACGACGCCACAGGCCCCCACCTGGAGGGACAGTACGGGAACGACTCCAACTGA